A single Cottoperca gobio chromosome 3, fCotGob3.1, whole genome shotgun sequence DNA region contains:
- the LOC115006424 gene encoding zinc finger protein 771-like gives MFKKEKLKALVNERLKAAAEEIFSMFETTLKDYEEIVFRSKQEIDQHRRRLAARKAPLQPSVQEEDAPSEQDHCERKTDPSEDDQEPPQIKEELEDEVWTAQAGEKQQKEADTKDSMFNIVYVQRNDEDGRQDPHHDQEVENKGDCLPSGSSCGQFQSEPDKEDGDASSSDADMSEVSDDEWRDAGGVYSGVNRKQPQHETAERPYTCSICNKNFRIKSILTRHMKTHTGEKPYRCGVCGKSFIQRSYLQTHMNSHSGQKPHTCSFCGRGFTQVGNMNAHIRIHTGEKPHSCTDCGKSFREKADLIKHTIIHTGEKPYICTVCHMKFSAQSNLTRHMKTHSGERPYSCTDCGKRFIRRSHLIIHMKTHAGDNL, from the exons ATGTTCAAGAAAGAGAAACTAAAAGCTTTGGTCAATGAGAGACTTAAAGCCGCCGCTGAGGAAATATTCAGCATGTTTGAAACAACTCTTAAAGACTACGAGGAGATCGTTTTCCGATCAAAGCAGGAGATCGACCAACACCGAAGAAGGCTGGCTGCACGGAAAG CCCCCCTGCAGCCCTCTGTCCAGGAAGAGGACGCTCCCTCTGAGCAGGATCACTGTGAGAGGAAGACAGACCCGAGTGAGGATGACCAGGAGCCCCCGCAGATTaaagaagagctggaggacGAAGTGTGGACCGCTCAGGCAGGTGAAAAGCAGCAGAAGGAAGCTGACACCAAAGACTCAATGTTCAATATAGTTTATGTGCAAAGGAATGATGAAGATGGAAGACAGGATCCACATCACGACCAAGAAGTGGAAAACAAAGGAGACTGTTTGCCCAGCGGCAGCTCATGTGGACAGTTTCAATCAGAACCTGATAAAGAAGACGGCGATGCTTCGAGCAGTGACGCTGACATGAGTGAAGTTAGTGACGATGAATGGAGAGACGCTGGAGGGGTTTACTCGGGTGTAAACAGGAAGCAACCACAGCATGAGACAGCAGAGAGGCCGTACACCTGCAGCATTTGCAACAAGAATTTCAGGATTAAATCGATTCTGACTCGCCACATGAAGACGCACACGGGAGAGAAACCTTACCGCTGCGGTGTTTGTGGTAAAAGCTTCATCCAGCGCTCCTACCTGCAGACTCACATGAACTCTCACTCCGGACAGAAGCCGCACACGTGCAGTTTCTGTGGCAGAGGGTTCACACAAGTTGGAAACATGAACGCTCACATACGGATCCACACGGGAGAGAAACCTCACAGCTGTACTGACTGTGGTAAAAGTTTTAGAGAGAAAGCGGATCTCATCAAGCACACGATAATTCACACTGGCGAGAAACCTTACATTTGCACTGTGTGTCATATGAAATTCAGCGCTCAGTCTAATTTAACGCGCCACATGAAGACTCATTCGGGGGAGAGGCCGTATAGTTGCACCGATTGTGGGAAAAGATTCATTCGGCGCTCTCATTTAATTATTCATATGAAGACCCACGCAGGAGATAATCTctag
- the dna2 gene encoding LOW QUALITY PROTEIN: DNA replication ATP-dependent helicase/nuclease DNA2 (The sequence of the model RefSeq protein was modified relative to this genomic sequence to represent the inferred CDS: deleted 1 base in 1 codon) yields the protein MNRTKLKKAKAPGGQKNISSFFSSQNHQKELSSCTALARTEAQIKYGETSTFRPQSPLKRSILGDLENLPSSPDLLLTVPETPTSQIRLASSSSSKDSGQLSPPSSREVASREKLGQLSPICRSPRSKGQRARRVVSEEGGKTKWIERFPGSVKRLISPPPESHNAKRPRNANPPAQRTALSFTVITEQKANGNPHIHLDTDTRTLSAHMHKPSAQTIPPATQRSAKGGDIDLNKAGGTRAAMTSSNGDGENVTSDEQRSGENTGMTSGCPVEEKLGESWFDEQMDHNEGLVTEAKSQKPRKVPDHVILSGGRNNRYWVLDVEEKPGHKTLTMTCSKSQHPTETCLLKDGWEMTPVCCGDVVHLEGRSDGGSWVVDREQGFLVLLPDSLISGTSISNSIRCMRRAVLGDMFKTFDGGSKQMLNGTIVHEVFQRAATAKDFSLKKLSMLADQALCSPQYLGDMYSLGVSQEEMKQELHDYLPSLEHWAKQYLSSTPKTISLKIPGNSRAPGRCQDSATVVTVAELADIEENVWSPRFGLKGKIDVTARVQIQKPRSGGHRSPEERTIPLELKTGKESNSIEHRSQVILYTLMSSERYNSEAGFLLYLKTGNLHPIVASHMDRRELMKLRNTLVHHIHHIVEKEAKRSRLSQLPDILTNRQTCQYCPQKRNCALYERVIDNSSADVCEDVVREFLQQETGHLIPPHLSYFSHWLLLCSLEAASMEAKNGRKRVWLQTSDESEKNGSCVGNVQISGPVTVQSEGVFLHRFQRSSVVPEKCLVTSGLASGDRIVVSDQEGRLVGLATGYLCEVSRTSISCTLDRDLSKFSGVLFRLDSDEGVVGLSTHLTNLSKLMENGQDSDRLRELVVDLRPPEFISSLSSVLPREAKDTVANILKGLNQPQKQAMKKVLLSKDYTLIVGMPGTGKTTTICTLVRILHACGFSVLLTSYTHSAVDNILLKLKRFRVGFLRLGQGQKVHPDILPYTEERARKKGIHTLSELEQLYNKELVVATTCMGIKHPIFTRRRFDFCIIDEASQISQPICLGPLFYAKRFVLVGDHQQLPPIVQNHEARSLGMDESLFKRLELHSEAVVQLNVQYRMNRQIMSLSNSLMYEGRLECGSERTATSLLTLPFLLSVQSELSAYSETNPQHDLAWIEATLLPGRPVCFLDCSMVPALESVEQGGVSNHTEAALIHKLLSLLIKAGCKPSDIGVIAPYRQQLKSISALLQSSAFTGVEVNTVDRYQGRDKSLIIFSFVRSSAEDGNLGELLKDWRRLNVAITRAKHKLLMLGSTTTLRRYAPVEKLLNHLQQEQMIIQLPPAAHMALPSMSL from the exons ATGAACAGGACCAAACTGAAGAAAGCCAAG GCTCCAGGAGGGCAGAAAAacatctcctccttcttttcctcccaAAACCACCAGAAG GAATTGTCATCCTGCACTGCACTCGCCAGGACTGAAGCTCAGATCAAATACGGTGAAACCTCCACATTCAGACCCCAGTCCCCCTTAAAGAGGAGTATCCTTGGGGACCTGGAAAACCTGCCTTCCTCACCAGATCTTCTCCTCACTGTGCCTGAGACCCCCACCAGTCAGATCAGGCtggcttcctcttcttcctccaaaGATTCAGGTCAACTGAGCCCCCCGTCCAGCAGAGAGGTTGCGAGCCGGGAGAAACTCGGCCAATTGTCCCCCATCTGTCGTAGTCCCCGCTCCAAAGGGCAAAGAGCACGGAGAGTTGTGAGCGAGGAGGGAGGAAAAACCAAGTGGATAGAGAGATTCCCTGGCTCCGTAAAAAGACTCATCAGCCCTCCTCCAGAGTCTCACAATGCCAAAAGACCAAGAAATGCCAATCCACCGGCACAAAGAACTGCCCTCAGTTTTACCGTGATAACAGAGCAGAAAGCCAATGGAAACCCACACATACATCTGGATACGGATACTCGCACTCTTTCGGCTCACATGCACAAACCTAGTGCGCAAACTATCCCGCCTGCAACGCAGAGAAGTGCAAAGGGGGGAGATATTGATCTTAATAAGGCAGGAGGTACAAGAGCAGCAATGACATCATCAAACGGAGACGGAGAGAATGTGACATCGGATGAACAGCGATCTGGAG aaaatacaggaaTGACGTCAGGGTGTCCAGTGGAAGAGAAGTTGGGCGAGAGCTGGTTTGATGAGCAGATGGATCATAATGAAGGTCTTGTCACAGAGGCTAAATCCCAAAAACCCCG TAAGGTGCCGGACCATGTGATCCTTTCTGGAGGCCGAAACAACCGCTACTGGGTTTTAGATGTGGAGGAGAAGCCTGGCCACAAAACGCTGACCATGACATGCTCCAAATCTCAACATCCAACTGAGACGTGTCTGCTGAAAGATGGATG GGAGATGACGCCTGTTTGTTGTGGTGATGTGGTGCATCTAGAGGGTCGCTCTGATGGTGGATCCTGGGTCGTGGACAGGGAGCAGGGCTTCCTGGTTTTACTACCTGATAGCCTTATCTCAGGTACAAGCATCTCCAACTCCATCCGCTGCATGAGGCGTGCAGTACTGGGAGATATGTTCAAG ACTTTTGATGGTGGCTCCAAACAAATGCTGAATGGCACCATAGTCcatgaagtcttccagagaGCAGCTACAGCTAAAGACTTCTCTTTGAAGAAACTGTCTATGCTGGCTGACCAAGCCCTGTGCAGTCCTCAGTACCTGGGAGACAT GTACAGTTTGGGTGTAAGCCAGGAAGAGATGAAGCAGGAACTGCATGATTATCTGCCCTCACTGGAACATTGGGCAAAGCAATACCTCAGCTCCACACCAAAAACCATCAGCctcaaaat CCCCGGCAACAGCAGAGCTCCAGGCAGATGTCAGGACTCGGCAACTGTTGTCACGGTAGCAGAGCTGGCAGATATAGAAGAGAATGTGTGGTCACCGAGATTTGGTCTGAAAGGGAAAATCGATGTGACTGCACGGGTTCAAATCCAAAAACCACGAAGCGGTGGTCACAGAAGCCCGGAGGAGAGAACCATCCCCCTGGAGCTGAAAACTGGAAAGGAGTCGAACTCAATAGAGCATCGCAGTCAG gTGATTCTTTACACTCTGATGAGCTCGGAGAGATACAATTCTGAAGCTGGCTTCCTGCTTTACCTCAAGACTGGCAACCTGCACCCTATAGTGGCCAGCCACATGGACCGCAGAG AGCTGATGAAGCTGAGGAACACCTTGGTTCATCACATCCACCACATTGTGGAGAAAGAGGCGAAGCGGAGCCGTTTGTCTCAACTTCCTGACAtcctgacaaacagacaaacctgTCAGTATTGTCCTCAGAAGAGAAACTGTGCTTTATATGAGAG gGTGATCGATAACAGCTCTGCAGACGTCTGCGAGGATGTTGTGCGTGAGTTCCTACAGCAGGAGACGGGTCACCTGATCCCACCACATCTAAGCTATTTTTCCCATTGGCTGCTGCTCTGCAGCCTCGAGGCTGCCAGCATGGAGGCCAAGAACGGCAGAAAGCGTGTGTGGCTTCAGACGTCTGATGAGAG TGAGAAGAATGGGAGCTGTGTGGGGAATGTGCAGATCAGTGGCCCGGTGACCGTGCAGTCTGAAGGGGTTTTCCTCCATCGTTTCCAGCGAAGCAGTGTGGTGCCAGAGAAGTGTTTGGTCACCAGCGGTTTAGCCAGCGGGGATCGCATCGTTGTTAGCGACCAGGAAGGTCGTCTGGTTGGTTTGGCAACAGGATACCTGTGTGAGGTCAGCAGGACATCGATCAGCTGCACTCTGGACAG AGACCTGTCTAAATTCAGTGGTGTGTTGTTTCGATTGGACAGTGATGAAGGTGTGGTGGGCCTCAGCACTCACCTCACCAATCTCTCCAAACTCATGGAAAACGGTCAGGACAG TGATCGTCTGAGGGAGCTGGTTGTTGACCTTCGTCCTCCAGAGTTTATTTCCAGTCTCAGTTCTGTTCTGCCAAGAGAGGCCAAGGACACCGTGGCCAACATCCTCAAAG gtCTCAACCAACCCCAGAAGCAGGCCATGAAGAAAGTGTTGTTATCTAAAGACTACACACTGATTGTTGGCATGCCTGGAACGGGCAAAACCACAACCATCTGCACCCTG gTTCGCATCCTTCACGCTTGTGGGTTCAGTGTGTTGCTGACCAgctacacacactctgctgttgACAACATCCTGCTGAAGTTAAAGCGTTTCCGGGTCGGGTTTCTGCGTCTTGGGCAGGGGCAGAAG GTTCATCCAGACATCCTGCCTTACACGGAGGAAAGAGCGAGGAAGAAGGGAATTCACACTCTGTCAGAGTTGGAGCAGCTTTATAACAAGGAG cTGGTAGTGGCAACCACCTGTATGGGCATCAAGCATCCCATTTTCACACGTCGCCGGTTTGATTTCTGCATCATAGACGAAGCTTCACAGATCAGCCAGCCGATCTGTCTGGGACCCCTGTTCTACGCCAAGAGATTTGTCCTGGTTGGAGATCACCAACAGCTGCCACCAATAGTACAAAATCACGAGGCgag GTCACTTGGGATGGACGAAAGTCTGTTTAAACGACTAGAGCTCCATAGTGAAGCAGTGGTCCAACTCAATGTACAGTACCGGATGAATAG GCAGATAATGTCTCTCAGTAACTCCCTGATGTATGAGGGTCGGCTGGAGTGTGGATCAGAGAGGACAGCCACGTCCCTGCTCACTCTACCCTTCCTGCTGTCCGTCCAGTCGGAGTTGAGTGCCTATTCCGAGACTAATCCGCAGCACGACCTGGCTTGGATAGAGGCCACATTGTTGCCCGGGCGTCCTGTTTGCTTCCTAGACTGCTCCATG GTGCCAGCACTGGAGTCTGTGGAGCAGGGAGGCGTAAGCAACCACACCGAGGCTGCTCTCATACACAAGTTGCTTTCACTGCTGATAAAG GCAGGATGTAAGCCCAGTGATATCGGTGTCATCGCCCCCTACAGACAGCAGTTAAAGAgcatctctgctctgcttcagtCCTCTGCTTTCACCGGCGTGGAGGTGAACACAGTGGACCGATACCAAGGACGGGACAAAAGTCTGatcattttttcttttgtcagaaGCTCTGCGGAGGATGGAAAC TTAGGAGAGCTGTTGAAGGACTGGCGTCGCCTGAATGTAGCCATCACCAGGGCTAAACAC AAGCTGCTGATGCTGGGCTCTACCACAACACTACGACGCTACGCACCTGTGGAGAAACTACTGAACCATCTCCAGCAAGAGCAAATG ATTATCCAGCTCCCGCCAGCTGCCCACATGGCTTTACCAAGCATGTCCCTGTGA
- the LOC115003989 gene encoding LOW QUALITY PROTEIN: phenazine biosynthesis-like domain-containing protein 1 (The sequence of the model RefSeq protein was modified relative to this genomic sequence to represent the inferred CDS: inserted 1 base in 1 codon) gives MGVKGLQYFMDRCCPEACVTVNLREMAKQQAAKSCTTTANTTSPTLVVDGMACLRHWYSCKDWVCGGQWREYMDVLKGWVEAFTSAGIRLVFFFDGVVEEQKRPEWVRNETPEFEAVRRVGRVKGLIITMKGSPDCQPGYDFYSRYFAPWNGIPEDPVTGSAHTVLGSYXSKKRGKKKMLAFQCSSRGGEMELEVRDDGRINIAGQTVTVLQGAITL, from the exons ATGGGTGTGAAGGGTCTTCAGTACTTCATGGACCGCTGCTGTCCAGAAGCCTGTGTGACTGTGAACCTGAGAGAAATGGCTAAACAACAAGCTGCCAAAAGCTGCACAACCACAGCTAACACCACCA GCCCCACACTCGTTGTGGATGGTATGGCCTGCCTGCGCCACTGGTACTCATGTAAAGACTGGGTGTGTGGGGGGCAGTGGAGGGAGTACATGGATGTGCTAAAGGGCTGGGTGGAGGCCTTCACCTCAGCAGGCATCAGACTTGTCTTCTTCTTTGACGGGGTGGTGGAGGAGCAGAAGAGACCGGAGTGGGTGAGGAATGAAACTCCTGAATTTGA AGCAGTGAGACGAGTGGGAAGAGTCAAAGGACTAATCATCACCATGAAAG GATCCCCAGACTGCCAGCCAGGATACGACTTCTACTCCAGATACTTTGCTCCATGGAACGGCATCCCGGAGGATCCTGTCACTG GTTCTGCACACACTGTGCTTGGTAGCT TGTCTAAGAAAcgaggaaagaagaaaatgctgg CTTTCCAGTGCTCCAGTCGAGGCGGGGAGATGGAATTAGAAGTGAGAGACGACGGAAGAATCAACATAGCTGGACAGACCGTCACTGTGCTGCAGGGGGCAATCACACTATAG